The genomic window TACGGATTCGAAGGCACAGTGATCGCCACTTGTCTGGGTGCCGATTTATCCGAAATCAAATTTAAACATCCTTTGGCCGCAATGGATGCTGGCTACGATCGATTTTCGCCCGTGTATCTGGCTGACTATGTGACGCTAGAGAGCGGCACCGGGGTAGTTCACTCAGCACCAGCCTACGGTATTGAAGATTACAAGTCGTGCAAGGCGCACGGCATGCAGGACAACGACATCATCAGCCCGGTAATGGGCGATGGTAAATACGCTTCATGGTTGCCGTTCTTTGCCGGCATGACGATCTGGGAAGCCTCTAAGCCTATCTGCGACAAGCTCAGAGAAGCTGGCGCCCTATTCTCGTTCAAGATGTTCGAGCATAGCTATATGCATTGCTGGAGACATAAAACACCTATCATCTACCGCGCTACCTCGCAGTGGTTTGCCAGCATGGACAACACGCCGAAAGATGGCGGCCCTAGCCTGCGCGAAACAGCACTCAAGGCAATCGATGAAACAGCATTTTTCCCAGCCTGGGGCCAAGCCCGCTTGCATGGCATGATCGCCAATCGCCCAGACTGGACGCTATCGCGCCAACGTCAATGGGGCGTGCCTATGGCATTTTTCTTGCATAAAGAAAGCGGCCAACTGCATCCTCGCACCCCAGAATTATTGGAGCAAATCGCGCAACGCGTGCAAGAGTCGGGCATCGAAGCCTGGCAGCAACTGGACATCAATGAATTCCTCGATGCCGATGCCGATATGTACGTGAAAAACCGCGACACACTGGACGTCTGGTTTGATTCCGGCACCACGCATTACACGGTATTGCGCGGTTCGCATAAGGAACAATCTTGCTTTCCCGCTGACCTGTATCTGGAAGGTTCGGATCAGCATCGCGGCTGGTTTCACTCATCCTTGTTGACGGCATCCATGCTAGATGGCCGTGCCCCTTACAAGGCTTTGCTGACGCACGGTTTTGTGGTCGATGGCGACGGCAAGAAGATGTCCAAATCTCTGGGCAATACTTTAGCGCCACAAAAGATTTTTGAAACTCTGGGCGCCGACATCCTGCGTCTGTGGGTTGCCTCTAGCGATTATTCTGGCGAAATCACGATCTCGGACGAGATCTTGAAGCGTGTCACAGAATCGTATCGTCGCATCCGTAACACGCTGCGCTTTTTGCTGGCGAACACCTCCGACTTCGATTTCAGCAAAGATGCGGTGGCGGTGGCCGATATGCTGGAAATCGATCGCTATGCGATCGCGAATATGGCAGTTTTGCAGGCGGATATCCTGGCGCATTATCAGCAGTTTGAGTTCCACCCTGTGGTCGCCAAATTGCAGTCGTTCTGCTCCGAAGATCTGGGTGGCTTCTATCTGGATATTCTGAAAGATCGTCTGTACACCAGCGGCACCACGTCCGCCGCACGGCGCTCGGCCCAGACTGCCATCTGGCACATCACGCAAAGCCTGTTGCGCCTGATGGCACCGACCCTGTCGTTTACTGCCGAAGAAGCCTGGCTCAGTTTTGCCAGCGCCGACGCCTATGCCGCCAGCGATGAAACCATCTTCACGCAAACTTTCTACGATTTACCAGCCATCGCCGATGGCGCCGCCTTGCTAGAGAAGTTTGCTGCCCTGCGCGCGATACGCACCGACGTTACCAAGCAATTGGAAGAAGTGCGCGTATCCGGTGCGATCGGTTCATCCTTGCAAGCCGAAGTAGTAATTAAGGCCAGCGCTGCCAAGTTTGAAGTCTTGAATAGCTTTGGCGACGACCTGAAATTTACTTTAATTACTTCAGCCGCCAGCGTTGAACTGGTCGCCAGCGAAGCCGAAGAGGCGGTAGTTGTGCAAGCCTCGCCGTATGTGAAATGCGAGCGTTGCTGGCATTACCGCGCCGAAGTCGGCAGCCACGTAGAGCACCCAGGTCTGTGTGGCCGCTGCGTGAGCAATTTGTTTGGCGCAGGCGAAGTACGACAATTTGCGTAAAATAGAGTGCCATCGTAGGGTGGGTTAGGCGCAGCCGTAACCCACCATGCACTCAGCAATTTATATTTATT from Undibacterium parvum includes these protein-coding regions:
- the ileS gene encoding isoleucine--tRNA ligase translates to MSNEKSAKVASKYPVNMTETPFPMRGDLAKREPKWIKEWQDKKIYERVRKAAANRPKFLLHDGPPYANGDIHIGHAVNKVLKDMIIKARTLAGFDAPYVPGWDCHGMPIEIQIEKLHGKNLPVAEVQAKARAYAEVQIERQKADFIRLGVLGEWDNPYKTMAFGNEADEIRALGTLLDKGYVYRGLKPVNWCFDCGSALAEAEVEYENKRDPSIDVGFAFAEFDKLAAAFKLDQLPLDKGYAVIWTTTPWTIPSNQALNVHPEFTYALVQTVRDGEAILLILAQDLVEASLANYGFEGTVIATCLGADLSEIKFKHPLAAMDAGYDRFSPVYLADYVTLESGTGVVHSAPAYGIEDYKSCKAHGMQDNDIISPVMGDGKYASWLPFFAGMTIWEASKPICDKLREAGALFSFKMFEHSYMHCWRHKTPIIYRATSQWFASMDNTPKDGGPSLRETALKAIDETAFFPAWGQARLHGMIANRPDWTLSRQRQWGVPMAFFLHKESGQLHPRTPELLEQIAQRVQESGIEAWQQLDINEFLDADADMYVKNRDTLDVWFDSGTTHYTVLRGSHKEQSCFPADLYLEGSDQHRGWFHSSLLTASMLDGRAPYKALLTHGFVVDGDGKKMSKSLGNTLAPQKIFETLGADILRLWVASSDYSGEITISDEILKRVTESYRRIRNTLRFLLANTSDFDFSKDAVAVADMLEIDRYAIANMAVLQADILAHYQQFEFHPVVAKLQSFCSEDLGGFYLDILKDRLYTSGTTSAARRSAQTAIWHITQSLLRLMAPTLSFTAEEAWLSFASADAYAASDETIFTQTFYDLPAIADGAALLEKFAALRAIRTDVTKQLEEVRVSGAIGSSLQAEVVIKASAAKFEVLNSFGDDLKFTLITSAASVELVASEAEEAVVVQASPYVKCERCWHYRAEVGSHVEHPGLCGRCVSNLFGAGEVRQFA